DNA from Daucus carota subsp. sativus chromosome 1, DH1 v3.0, whole genome shotgun sequence:
TCTTGAGATTTTGGTTTCGGCTGCAAACCAAGTGTAGATGAGAAAACTAGGGATCTCTTCTTTGATGATGATACAGCCATATCAGACTTCATGCTAGAATCTTCATCCAACAAGActgatttatttttatcacAATAAAATCCACCAGAAGTGTTTCGAGAAGGCCAATGAACTTGTATTGATGGAGTTTCCTGCACAGAGGCTTGATGTGATAAAGATGATGGAGCTGCTAGTGATGGCAGAGGGGTCAACTGAGCCTCTTTCAGAAGTGCTGCAGCAGTTGTTCCCAATCCAGATGCTTGTAGGTGTTCGTGAATGAGTAATAGAAGTTCCCTAATTTTTTATAGTAGAAACACATGCCGCaaagagaaaataaataaaaatatttcaaacagAAGACATAAAAATGGCTGTATCCATTGATATAGAGATATTACGCATCTCTTACTTGGAATGATAAGTAATTGGAGTAGCAGCAGCTATTGCAGCTCTCTCTATGCGCCTCAATGTGGGAGTAGCAGCATCAGTTGCGGCTAATGTACTTGCCCGGCCAGAATTAGTAACAACCTATAAAATTGGGCCAGAGGTTTAACCAAAAACATCACTTCATGCTGAAAAGGTTATAAAACACCACGCGAGATGGACACTGATTTTTTGTTCTTGAGCATGCAGTACATCCAACATCAACTATGAAATTGTTTTAAAGTAAAACAAGTAAAAACTATGCACAACTTTCTATTTGTTTTGCTTTGTCTTATTTTCTTCCTAGATAAACTATATGTTTGCAGTTTGTGAGCAAGtttaatattgtattataatttttcaaaaaatcaaaagaaaggcCAACATGATTTAAAGCTGTTCTTCTTGTTTAGTTGAATATGTTCTTACAAAATGGACTGCCTTTTAGATTCGATActgcaaaaaataaatttcacatTCATAAACAGATCTGGGGATTTGTAACTTCGAATCAGTGGTGATCTGCACAAACAAATGGTGACTTGTGACTTTGTGTAATCTACAATGGTTATTATTATTCAGATTGATGATTTGCACAATTATAAAGAGAGCTTGGACATAGGTTCTCAGTCTTTATGCTAAGTTGGCTTTTATTTTGAGCATTagcttatatatacatatacatatatatatatgtgtgtgtgtgtgtgtgtgtgtgtgtgtgtttacatATCTGTGCCTTGCACTGGTTTTGCGATCCTTATTTACAAGAAATACAAGCTAATTCTCTAAATGTATGTACAGAAGTAAGAAATGTTTATTAACCTAGTAACTGCATCATCCTGGTAACTTTATCATCCTCATTTTAAACATGAACACATCGTGCTTAGTACCAACTTATACGTGGATAATTGCCGCCACTAATCTGACAAATTAGCTAGAGGTCAAGAGGAATGCAGTAAAAAGGTGGAGGGGAGGAATACCATAAcaagcacaaaatcaaaataggTTCTTGTGAGCAAGGGAAGCATACAGCATAATCCCCCTAATGGGACCAGTTCACACTACATACGAGATATAATCACTATGCGATATATGCACGCCAATGAGTTGTATGGCCTTTAAAAACAGGTTAAACCATGCAAGCAAAAAAAGGCCCACTGGGTCACCTAGTTGACTTCTAGATTAATAAGGCCCACTGGGTCACCTAGTTGACTTCTAGATTAATAATCTGTGATATTGCAGATACAAGTACGACTACGTACCGCAATAAGCTCAATCGCAACCTGGGCTAGTTCAGCTTGCCACCTTCCCTGCTCACTTGCCGAGGACTGACCACCTGGATCTCGAATAAGTTCCGACAGTTTTTTCCCAACCTGAAAATTTATGTTGAATCCAGAAATAAAAATTGGACAGCTTAAAATGCAAATGTATACTTGCCAATCAAATTAATGCTTGATTATTTCAATGCAATTGTTTAAAATACCAGACAAAATAGTTATCTTAAAAGAGTTAAAGCTAAACTAATAATTATGTTGCTCCGTCTAAAGGGGACATGAATCCCAGATAATtcacttgaaaaaaaaaaaaattatgtttctCTGTAGTGCACATCTGCTTTGTCGTGCAGGtaaaagttgatttaatttgaCAGATTAATCGATAAATAACTTGCACTTAGAATATAACTAAATGACTTTTTCTCCCTCTAAGGCGTcgagaaataaatttatatcataaataatattgtcATTTGTCCCTATGACAGCAATGCCCAAAAAATATGTTTGGCATTTGTAACACCTAGCATTCAAGAAGGTTCCCTTAACCACCACCTGATGCCCTGTTATACAAAGACCTACTAGAAAACGATAGAGTACGATGGAGTGGGACCTACTCAAATCTTGAGAAAATACATATAGACAAGAATACTCGCTTATTGACTTGTAATACCAATGCACTCCTGATGATTGGATGAAACTAAAAGTGCAGGTGATTTTGTCCCCGTTTGGGTTAGATATAAGAAGTCAAAAATATAACTTAATGGTGATTatcagtttaaataaatttaatgtaTTTGGCCTAGTAATGAGTTATATAAAGTACagctgaaaataaaaataaaatgtttgaCATGTAAATACTGGTATTTGTTTTCagcaaataaaattacaaaaactgAAATAAGTTTTCAAACAAGTGCCTCCCACTAATTTTGAGTATTTTTTATTACTACGAAAACACACATATTTTTACTCAAAGTTAAAAACGGTATTGTTAAGCAACCCCAAACAACACTCTGTATGAGCTCATGCTAACTATATGTAACAGTTTGACGCCATTTACCTGTAGCTTTGTGAGAATGTGAGCAATTGTATCATCCCTGGCTAAACCAAGCAGCACCCTGCATGCTAGAGCACGAAGACAATCAAGAGCACCAGGTGGAGTAAGTACACGAGGTTGGAGGAGCTGAAGAAGGACCTTAATTCCGTTGTTGGCACGTACAGCCTCTCTAGCTTGATGAAATACTTGTTCTAGTTGCGCAGCTAGACCAGCACAACCTGCCCCAACACCTAATGAAATTCTACGATCGCCAACTAATCCCGAAGGGACTGCTGACACAGGGGTCAGTGATGAATTATTCGCCGATGCTGTACCAAGAGCTGCTGTGCTGACTCGATCTACAACAGTCGAGTCACTGGTTCGCTCCTTTGTTTCAATCTGGCTGGTTATGGGAACACTTCGCTCTGGCATATTTCGCTCTGCATTTCGATCTCTGCCTTCCACAGTAGGACCATTTGAAGACTGAACCAATGATTGCTGCCCGTGACTAAGAAGAGGTGGCTTATTACTAATTGAAGGTGGAGGACATACAAGATTGACGAGCACATTTAGCGCTGGTTGAATAATCTAagaaaaacacaaaacaaaagTTACCATCAGATGAAATCAAGACCCTTTTTAACATTGGAAATATTGTAGCTCAAGCAGCTCAACATACACATTCAATAATATGCAAATGAAGCCTTACTTGTGGTTCAACATAGCCAGCACCATTTGTTGCATCCAAAATGACTGCTATCCCTACACGATCATTGCTCAGAGTGGCATTGACTAACAGTTTGCGGCCGTATGGTACTAATGTAACAATGTGCAGAACACTCAATGCATATTGAATCAAGTCATGCAAGTACCGCTCTACAGGTGGGGCCTAGTATATACAGAGTGTCAGTCAGACTACATATTAAGACAAGAATTGCcagaaaaaaagaaacaaagaggATACTCATTCAAACCTGACACAACTCCAACATGGTGATATGCCCATTCAAGGCCAAAAACTTGTCTACAGCAGGCCAACGGGCTCTGACAAATGCAGGACCAAGCTTCCGGTCCTTCTGTATCTGGCGAAATGTTGCGTCCATAGCCTCATTACTAATATCAAGTGGTTTGTAGGCTGCCCTGACACTTGGTATGTTCCGTGCCGCACTTCGATTAGTTTTATTTGGACGTATCGAGTCCACAAGCAACACAAGGTGTGctctaaaatattgttttaaagCGATACCGGTGTGGTACGCTACCTGTTTCTCAGATGATGTCAACACTTCAGAAGGAGACTGATCATTTCGGAGTGATCCTGTAGGAGAAGTCCCTCTTACCCCAGAATTAACCCCAGACCTTACTGATGTTGCAGTTTGTAAGAGATTTAATAGTTTCTGCAAACCATCCTGGGCATCAAAACAGTCCAGAACTGCTCTGAAAACAAAAGCAGCAGCAAAGAATACAGCTGCATCCTTTCTCGCTAGATCCTGTGGGCATTCAAGAAGTTGAAGGGCCAACTCAATCAACTGATAGACAACATCTGAGGGGAGGGCACATACACGTTCCATTATCACCTGGGACAATTGTTAAGTTAGAAAgcaagaaaataaaaaacaaaaactaagtTCAATCAAACAGTTCAAAAAGTAGAGCAATTACATAATGAACTAAGGCCTCTTGTTTTTGATGCAACCACCAACATAACTAAAAATTTCTTGGAATATGGAAAGCTTTAAAATCTTATTGATGATCAAATTAGAAAAGATAACTTTAGGCTCCAAGATTCTTGTTACAAAACATGGGAACTTAGGTAACTTGGTCGCGACAAGTTGCAAACTTATTTTGTATATGTATACAAATAATTATGTAACTGTGTAACTTACTGACTTCTAGTTCATGACCCTGGGACAAACACACAAGCTTTAATTTGCTAAGAACCTAGGAAACAGGGATTCATGAATAACCCAACGAATCCATGTATCCCCATGCACCCCTGTATCAAATAATTGGATTCTTAAGAATACTCAGAGAATCACAACTAAACACTTTCCTTTTTTCAATTTGTAAAACAAGGATAAATGATCTGACATAAATTATTCTGTTTCAGATGCTTATAACATGTACCTGACTCACTTAGCAGAAAGTAAGCAGTTCTGCTGCTGGATTTTATCATTTATGACATCAAATACACATTTATAATACTATATCCCAGTATTGCGCACCCCCATAACCGCACTCATGCATCTTAGCTTGAAAATAAGTTAGTTACAACTAACAAGATAGTTCAAGTTCCACGTGTACTTGTAAAACTGACGAACTGGCCTAAAAATTATACACGGTACATTTTCCTTACCTGAAGCGAACCAATCGTGAACAAGCATGATGACAAACCCAAAAATGTTTGAGTAACTCTTGGAACAGTAAGAAGCTTCTGCATGCCTCCGCGATCCACAAACACGGCAGCAAATTTTCTATGAGCCGCTAAAgcagaaattaatttaaggACATCAGACAGGAGCAGCACAATATCTGGTTCATCAGGGAACCTAGAACTTCTTTGCAATAGTGCAATACAGACATCGACTCCTTTTTCATGCAGAACAGGACCAAGAACCTCAACATATTCTCCAAGTACTTCAAGGCACTGGATGCAAAACCTTTCTCTTAGATTTGCCAAGGCACCGCTGTCTGGAATAGAGAACTCCTCAGTTTCATCATTTCTTTCTGGTTCAGCCACTTGGGAGTTTGTTAAATTCGTCTCAACACTGCGTAATCTCCTATCAGCAGTTAAATACACATTAGTAAATAACAGAAAATCCAAAGTTCACCATAACCTTCCTgtcaatataatgaaattaaaaattacatgaCTAACCTTGAGATTTCAACTGCATAACCAGCATCGATGACAGTAGATGCAGCTTTAGATGCAGCCAAAACAGCAGCTTCTTCATCATTAGTCTCGTTATATACCTACAAACAGAGATTTTGTGTAAACAATTTTTGCAGTGATCATTACAGCAACGCAGGTATAGAAAGTAACATGCATGTagcattatttttatttgttaaatagaataaaatttaaCTATCACCTGGCCTTTTTTGGTCATTGAGATACCTTCAAAAAGCCCAATCTAATCTTGATTCTAATTAATATGCTTCTTATGATTAAACGAAAGGAAAGGGGAGAGACACCTACCTCCAATGCGGCAGTCTTGACGACTTCAGCTGCAGATTCACCAGCTGCCTTGATGGCCTCTGCAGGAGCAGCGGCTGCTCTAGCTTCAGCTTCAGCAGCTCGAACTGCTTTCTTTACCAGATCAGATATATCCTTGGACCCAATTTTGCATTCCTCAAAGCAATCATCAGTATCTTCCCTATCAGCGGAAAAACCTTCTCCACCAACCGTCGGGAAACACCTCTCAACATCTGTTGTGCTTCTTGAATTCATATTACATGTCAGCGTCCTGTCCTTCATTCTACGCTCTTGTCCTCTCCCTGTCCCCGGAGATGTTAACCCATATTTAGCCTCCGTAACCCCTTCATTTATCTTTCCCCTACCTCTGGATCTTACACCTCCACGATTTACCCTCCGCCTTAAAGAATCCTCTCCTCCACCATCATCAAAATCTTCTTCTCTCATAGATCTTCCCTGAACATTTCTATCACCACATTTTGTCTTTCTATCACGTAAATCTTGACCATGCCATCCATCACGGCCTTCTACATCTGCCCCATAATCATCATCACCATCAGCTAAACTATCAGGGGATTCTCCA
Protein-coding regions in this window:
- the LOC108201261 gene encoding DDB1- and CUL4-associated factor homolog 1, whose product is MDGDGRDDVDAVAAAQDDDESNNEEEDLLFINCQTLMDKITASALNPNPNVLHALATILETHETRYMENTFDTSVNNVRASHTIGRLGNLIRENDDFFELISSKFLSESRYSISVQAAAVRVLFSCSLTWMYPHVFEENVLDNIKGWVLNDASRSSCEDSNLNNDCGQRKSSDAEMLKTYSTGILALCLAGGGQIVEDVLTSGLSAKLMRYLRIQTLGETSKKDANHSMDSKLASAISVRGKDESRNRIRHVTDNPQLDAPRITEGVVVDQVAERDSDKSFIRPAYQPWMDGGESPDSLADGDDDYGADVEGRDGWHGQDLRDRKTKCGDRNVQGRSMREEDFDDGGGEDSLRRRVNRGGVRSRGRGKINEGVTEAKYGLTSPGTGRGQERRMKDRTLTCNMNSRSTTDVERCFPTVGGEGFSADREDTDDCFEECKIGSKDISDLVKKAVRAAEAEARAAAAPAEAIKAAGESAAEVVKTAALEVYNETNDEEAAVLAASKAASTVIDAGYAVEISRRLRSVETNLTNSQVAEPERNDETEEFSIPDSGALANLRERFCIQCLEVLGEYVEVLGPVLHEKGVDVCIALLQRSSRFPDEPDIVLLLSDVLKLISALAAHRKFAAVFVDRGGMQKLLTVPRVTQTFLGLSSCLFTIGSLQVIMERVCALPSDVVYQLIELALQLLECPQDLARKDAAVFFAAAFVFRAVLDCFDAQDGLQKLLNLLQTATSVRSGVNSGVRGTSPTGSLRNDQSPSEVLTSSEKQVAYHTGIALKQYFRAHLVLLVDSIRPNKTNRSAARNIPSVRAAYKPLDISNEAMDATFRQIQKDRKLGPAFVRARWPAVDKFLALNGHITMLELCQAPPVERYLHDLIQYALSVLHIVTLVPYGRKLLVNATLSNDRVGIAVILDATNGAGYVEPQIIQPALNVLVNLVCPPPSISNKPPLLSHGQQSLVQSSNGPTVEGRDRNAERNMPERSVPITSQIETKERTSDSTVVDRVSTAALGTASANNSSLTPVSAVPSGLVGDRRISLGVGAGCAGLAAQLEQVFHQAREAVRANNGIKVLLQLLQPRVLTPPGALDCLRALACRVLLGLARDDTIAHILTKLQVGKKLSELIRDPGGQSSASEQGRWQAELAQVAIELIAVVTNSGRASTLAATDAATPTLRRIERAAIAAATPITYHSKELLLLIHEHLQASGLGTTAAALLKEAQLTPLPSLAAPSSLSHQASVQETPSIQVHWPSRNTSGGFYCDKNKSVLLDEDSSMKSDMAVSSSKKRSLVFSSTLGLQPKPKSQDSYPAYTSKISNTTKRSGIPAGTPETPSASGVRPGGDQDINLRTPITLPMKRKLSETTDAGRFTSNKRLITNDNGLRNAVCTTPSSVRKLTESSSFSTPCLSKDSHGRLISGGLVPDNLEDSQYNSNLPQATPSVHHGLLNDPQHVNTERLTLNSIVTQYLKNQHRQCPAPITTLPPLSLLHPHVCPESRRSIDVPSNVTARLTTREYRSKYGGIQGSRRDHQFVYSRFRPWRTCRDDSGALMTCMTFLGDSSRIAAGCDSGELKIFDSDNGNMLESCTSHQFALTVLQSHRFEETQLILSSSSHDVRLWDASSVSAGPRHSFEGCKSGKLSNSGRNFGALSLESTHREILLYDVETCNLDLKLTDTNLSISGRSHVYSPVHFSPSDTMLLWNGVLWDRREPEPVYHFDQFTDYGGGGFHPAGNEVIINSEVWDLRKFRLLRSVPSLDQTVVTFNGSGDVIYATLRRNLDDVTSAIHTRRVKHPLYSAFRTVDAVNYSDIATVPVDRCVLDFATEPTDSVVGLVTMDDPDEMYSSARIFEIGRRRPTDDDSDPDDAETEDEDEDDDEDIDEDPLLGIVGDGGSDMDDMSNDDSASELEDEEDDDGEFMMDDQDDDGEMLEFVTGGEDGDEDSQVDETYSSDEDDDDFVGVF